The Ziziphus jujuba cultivar Dongzao chromosome 7, ASM3175591v1 genome includes a region encoding these proteins:
- the LOC107425418 gene encoding glutathione hydrolase 1 isoform X2 → MLFWPTIEIFFLSLLLLTSSLDAASNDSQNNRDEVIVARRGAVATDDGRCSRIGMNVLREGGHAVDAAVAAALCLGVVGPGSSGIGGGGFMLIRESSGEAEFYDMRETAPLLASKDMYGGNATLKNKGGLSIAVPGELAGLDKAWKKYGKLPWKRLVKPAERLARLGFKVSPYLHFLMEKTKSEIFEDIGLRDTFTSNGSLLQKDDICYNKKLAKTLQTIAEQGIQPFYNGSIGFNLVKDIRKAGGILTIKDLRNYKVKVRKPIYANFQGLQYVTSSLPSGGPPLILVLNILALYGNLSGVPDSVFVHREIEALKHAFAVRTNLGDPDFVNVTEVLSHMLSINFAKELKQTIYDNRTFPPKHYGGKWNQLPDHGTSHLSIVDRERNAVSMTTTVNYFFGSRVLSASTGIVLNNEMDDFSIPANVSKDVPPPAPANFISPGKRALSSMSPTIVLKDKQLKAVIGASGGSRIFPGTAQVFLNHFGRGMDPLSSVFAPRIYDQLIPNKVYYENWTTVIGDHIELPATIRKDLRKKGHILESIASGAICQFIVLETETSIKNGTLGKLVAVSDPRKGGIPSGF, encoded by the exons ATGTTGTTTTGGCCTACCATTGAAATTTTCTTCCTTTCACTGTTGCTTCTCACTTCAAGCCTTGATGCTGCAAGTAATGATTCCCAAAACAATAGGGACGAGGTAATCGTGGCACGTCGTGGTGCCGTTGCTACTGATGATGGTCGATGTTCTAGAATTGGGATGAATGTTCTTCGTGAAGGAGGTCACGCCGTCGATGCAGCGGTAGCTGCTGCTCTTTGTTTAGGGGTTGTGGGGCCAGGATCAAGTGGCATTGGTGGAGGTGGTTTCATGCTTATCAGGGAAAGCAGTGGGGAAGCAGAATTCTATGATATGAGAGAAACTGCCCCCTTGTTAGCTTCTAAG gaTATGTATGGCGGCAATGCTACTTTGAAAAATAAAGGTGGTCTCTCCATAGCAGTTCCCGGTGAACTTGCAGGGCTTGACAAAGCTTGGAAAAAATATGGGAAGCTTCCATGGAAAAGACTAGTAAAACCAGCTGAGCGTCTAGCTCGCTTAGGATTTAAGGTTTCGCCATACCTACACTTTCTAATGGAGAAAACAAAATCGGAAATCTTTGAGGATATAGGTCTTCGCGATACATTTACATCAAATGGTAGTCTTTTGCAGAAAGATGATATCTGCTATAACAAGAAACTAGCAAAGACACTCCAAACGATTGCAGAACAGGGTATACAGCCCTTCTATAATGGATCAATAGGCTTCAATTTGGTTAAAGATATTCGTAAGGCTGGAGGTATACTTACAATAAAGGACTTGCGAAACTACAAAGTTAAAGTGAGAAAGCCAATCTATGCAAACTTTCAAGGGCTTCAATATGTTACATCTTCTCTTCCTTCTGGGGGTCCACCATTGATACTTGTGCTAAACATTCTTGCACTGTATGGAAATCTTTCTGGTGTTCCTGATTCTGTTTTTGTCCACAGGGAAATCGAAGCTCTGAAACATGCATTCGCTGTGAGGACGAATCTTGGTGATCCTGACTTTGTGAATGTGACTGAGGTTCTTTCGCATATGCTCTCAATCAATTTTGCAAAAGAATTAAAGCAAACCATTTATGACAACAGGACTTTTCCTCCCAAACATTATGGTGGCAA GTGGAATCAGCTCCCTGATCATGGAACCAGTCATTTGTCCATCGTAGATCGAGAACGAAATGCAGTCTCCATGACTACTACTGTGAATTACTTTTTCGGTTCACGAGTATTGTCAGCGAGCACGGGAATCGTCTTAAACAATGAGATGGATGATTTCTCAATACCTGCAAATGTTTCCAAGGATGTCCCACCACCTGCACCAGCCAATTTTATCAGCCCAGGAAAAAGGGCATTATCATCCATGTCGCCTACCATAGTCCTCAAG GATAAGCAACTGAAAGCTGTAATAGGTGCAAGTGGGGGATCCAGGATCTTTCCTGGAACTGCACAGGTCTTCTTAAATCATTTTGGTAGGGGAATGGATCCTCTCTCCTCTGTTTTTGCTCCGAGGATCTATGATCAG CTGATACCTAACAAGGTTTACTATGAGAATTGGACAACTGTGATTGGTGATCACATTGAACTTCCGGCAACTATCAGGAAAGACCTTCGGAAAAAGGGCCATATCCTAGAGTCCATTGCTAGTGGCGCTATTTGCCAGTTTATAGTTCTAGAAACAGAGACCTCCATTAAAAATGGAACCCTTGGAAAGCTAGTCGCAGTAAGCGATCCAAGAAAAGGTGGGATTCCTTCTGGTTTTTGA
- the LOC107425418 gene encoding glutathione hydrolase 1 isoform X1 — protein MTGNKLYVSSFMCFVFLKKLMYTFVADAMLFWPTIEIFFLSLLLLTSSLDAASNDSQNNRDEVIVARRGAVATDDGRCSRIGMNVLREGGHAVDAAVAAALCLGVVGPGSSGIGGGGFMLIRESSGEAEFYDMRETAPLLASKDMYGGNATLKNKGGLSIAVPGELAGLDKAWKKYGKLPWKRLVKPAERLARLGFKVSPYLHFLMEKTKSEIFEDIGLRDTFTSNGSLLQKDDICYNKKLAKTLQTIAEQGIQPFYNGSIGFNLVKDIRKAGGILTIKDLRNYKVKVRKPIYANFQGLQYVTSSLPSGGPPLILVLNILALYGNLSGVPDSVFVHREIEALKHAFAVRTNLGDPDFVNVTEVLSHMLSINFAKELKQTIYDNRTFPPKHYGGKWNQLPDHGTSHLSIVDRERNAVSMTTTVNYFFGSRVLSASTGIVLNNEMDDFSIPANVSKDVPPPAPANFISPGKRALSSMSPTIVLKDKQLKAVIGASGGSRIFPGTAQVFLNHFGRGMDPLSSVFAPRIYDQLIPNKVYYENWTTVIGDHIELPATIRKDLRKKGHILESIASGAICQFIVLETETSIKNGTLGKLVAVSDPRKGGIPSGF, from the exons ATGACTGGCAACAAATTATACGTTTCAAGTTTTAtgtgttttgttttcttgaaaaaaCTAATGTATACTTTTGTTGCAGATGCAATGTTGTTTTGGCCTACCATTGAAATTTTCTTCCTTTCACTGTTGCTTCTCACTTCAAGCCTTGATGCTGCAAGTAATGATTCCCAAAACAATAGGGACGAGGTAATCGTGGCACGTCGTGGTGCCGTTGCTACTGATGATGGTCGATGTTCTAGAATTGGGATGAATGTTCTTCGTGAAGGAGGTCACGCCGTCGATGCAGCGGTAGCTGCTGCTCTTTGTTTAGGGGTTGTGGGGCCAGGATCAAGTGGCATTGGTGGAGGTGGTTTCATGCTTATCAGGGAAAGCAGTGGGGAAGCAGAATTCTATGATATGAGAGAAACTGCCCCCTTGTTAGCTTCTAAG gaTATGTATGGCGGCAATGCTACTTTGAAAAATAAAGGTGGTCTCTCCATAGCAGTTCCCGGTGAACTTGCAGGGCTTGACAAAGCTTGGAAAAAATATGGGAAGCTTCCATGGAAAAGACTAGTAAAACCAGCTGAGCGTCTAGCTCGCTTAGGATTTAAGGTTTCGCCATACCTACACTTTCTAATGGAGAAAACAAAATCGGAAATCTTTGAGGATATAGGTCTTCGCGATACATTTACATCAAATGGTAGTCTTTTGCAGAAAGATGATATCTGCTATAACAAGAAACTAGCAAAGACACTCCAAACGATTGCAGAACAGGGTATACAGCCCTTCTATAATGGATCAATAGGCTTCAATTTGGTTAAAGATATTCGTAAGGCTGGAGGTATACTTACAATAAAGGACTTGCGAAACTACAAAGTTAAAGTGAGAAAGCCAATCTATGCAAACTTTCAAGGGCTTCAATATGTTACATCTTCTCTTCCTTCTGGGGGTCCACCATTGATACTTGTGCTAAACATTCTTGCACTGTATGGAAATCTTTCTGGTGTTCCTGATTCTGTTTTTGTCCACAGGGAAATCGAAGCTCTGAAACATGCATTCGCTGTGAGGACGAATCTTGGTGATCCTGACTTTGTGAATGTGACTGAGGTTCTTTCGCATATGCTCTCAATCAATTTTGCAAAAGAATTAAAGCAAACCATTTATGACAACAGGACTTTTCCTCCCAAACATTATGGTGGCAA GTGGAATCAGCTCCCTGATCATGGAACCAGTCATTTGTCCATCGTAGATCGAGAACGAAATGCAGTCTCCATGACTACTACTGTGAATTACTTTTTCGGTTCACGAGTATTGTCAGCGAGCACGGGAATCGTCTTAAACAATGAGATGGATGATTTCTCAATACCTGCAAATGTTTCCAAGGATGTCCCACCACCTGCACCAGCCAATTTTATCAGCCCAGGAAAAAGGGCATTATCATCCATGTCGCCTACCATAGTCCTCAAG GATAAGCAACTGAAAGCTGTAATAGGTGCAAGTGGGGGATCCAGGATCTTTCCTGGAACTGCACAGGTCTTCTTAAATCATTTTGGTAGGGGAATGGATCCTCTCTCCTCTGTTTTTGCTCCGAGGATCTATGATCAG CTGATACCTAACAAGGTTTACTATGAGAATTGGACAACTGTGATTGGTGATCACATTGAACTTCCGGCAACTATCAGGAAAGACCTTCGGAAAAAGGGCCATATCCTAGAGTCCATTGCTAGTGGCGCTATTTGCCAGTTTATAGTTCTAGAAACAGAGACCTCCATTAAAAATGGAACCCTTGGAAAGCTAGTCGCAGTAAGCGATCCAAGAAAAGGTGGGATTCCTTCTGGTTTTTGA